In the Candidatus Cloacimonas acidaminovorans str. Evry genome, one interval contains:
- a CDS encoding TetR/AcrR family transcriptional regulator, producing MELTERQKDIIMAGIAIIANQGYEKLTTKNLATKIGVTEAALYRHFKSKRDLVTTLLGYFEELSNKVLQEIREKDYSPLESIRHFVEDRYILFSEHPNLAKVMFSEELFKNDPTFKGQYQCIMHKHKQVMENYIIQAQQEGKIRSDLSPTQLFRIIVGSMRFTVTQWNLSDGAFDLKKEGSELIETIIKLIETKQ from the coding sequence ATGGAACTAACTGAAAGACAAAAAGATATAATAATGGCTGGAATTGCTATAATTGCTAATCAAGGTTATGAAAAGCTAACTACAAAGAATCTGGCAACTAAAATAGGGGTCACAGAAGCAGCACTTTACAGACATTTTAAAAGTAAAAGGGATTTAGTGACAACGCTTTTAGGTTATTTTGAGGAACTTTCAAATAAGGTTTTACAGGAAATAAGAGAAAAAGATTATTCTCCACTTGAAAGTATCAGGCATTTTGTGGAGGATAGGTATATCCTTTTCAGTGAGCATCCCAACCTGGCAAAAGTGATGTTTTCCGAAGAGCTATTTAAAAATGATCCTACTTTTAAAGGTCAGTATCAGTGTATTATGCATAAACACAAGCAGGTAATGGAAAATTATATCATTCAGGCACAACAGGAAGGCAAAATCCGAAGTGACCTTTCTCCAACTCAATTATTCAGAATTATTGTGGGTTCAATGAGATTTACGGTTACTCAGTGGAATTTGAGCGATGGCGCTTTTGATCTGAAGAAAGAGGGTTCGGAACTGATA
- the hydE gene encoding [FeFe] hydrogenase H-cluster radical SAM maturase HydE, which produces MRPDKNKLIELLSTEGEENLQTLYNQAYKVKKKYVGTTVYLRGLIELSNICSKNCYYCGIRSGNKELKRYQISYEEAIAEAKLCQQMHYGSIVIQAGERNDKPWIDFITKLIIGIKELSEGKLGITLSLGEQKLEVYQQWFEAGAHRYLLRIETSNEELYKSLHPAAQSFEKRLKCLHLIKECGYQVGTGVMIGLPGQTIEDLANDILFFYDEDIDMLGMGPYIPHHNTPLKHLVDSFNPAEALKMGLKMIAACRIALKDINIASTTALQALHPEGRELGLKAGANVLMPNITDTKYRKGYQLYEGKPGLNETAIQYQKELEQRISALGETIGYDEWGDSKHFYSREVQRTMKNEK; this is translated from the coding sequence ATGCGTCCGGATAAAAATAAACTAATAGAACTGCTTTCCACCGAAGGGGAAGAGAACCTTCAAACATTATATAATCAGGCATACAAGGTTAAAAAAAAGTATGTGGGCACTACCGTATACCTGCGTGGTTTAATTGAGCTTAGTAATATCTGTTCCAAGAATTGTTATTATTGTGGAATCCGTAGTGGCAATAAAGAACTTAAGCGTTATCAGATCAGTTATGAAGAGGCAATTGCAGAGGCAAAATTATGCCAACAAATGCATTATGGTTCAATTGTTATTCAGGCAGGGGAAAGAAACGATAAACCTTGGATTGATTTCATCACCAAGCTCATAATAGGGATCAAAGAACTTTCTGAAGGTAAATTAGGAATTACTTTATCCCTTGGAGAACAAAAGTTAGAGGTCTATCAGCAATGGTTTGAAGCAGGAGCACATCGTTATCTTTTACGCATTGAGACCTCCAATGAAGAGTTATACAAATCATTACATCCAGCTGCTCAAAGTTTTGAAAAACGTTTAAAATGCTTGCATTTAATAAAAGAATGCGGTTATCAAGTTGGCACAGGAGTTATGATTGGTTTACCAGGACAAACAATTGAGGATTTAGCCAATGATATACTCTTTTTCTATGATGAAGATATAGATATGTTAGGAATGGGACCCTATATCCCTCATCATAATACACCTTTAAAGCATTTGGTAGATAGTTTTAATCCTGCAGAGGCATTAAAAATGGGACTTAAAATGATTGCTGCGTGTCGCATAGCTCTAAAAGATATTAATATTGCTTCTACTACTGCTTTGCAAGCACTACATCCGGAAGGTAGAGAACTGGGGTTAAAAGCAGGTGCCAATGTTTTAATGCCTAATATAACTGATACAAAATACAGAAAGGGTTATCAACTTTACGAGGGGAAACCTGGCTTGAATGAAACTGCTATTCAATATCAAAAGGAATTGGAACAACGCATTTCTGCTCTTGGAGAAACAATTGGCTACGATGAATGGGGCGATTCAAAACATTTTTACAGCCGAGAAGTGCAGAGGACAATGAAGAATGAAAAATGA
- a CDS encoding YbaB/EbfC family nucleoid-associated protein has translation MLPGGKNMQQLMKQAQKMQAEIMKQQEELANTVFSASSGGGMVTVEMNGQFEVVSLKIDPQVVDPEDVEMLEDLITAAVQEVLNKVNEASSSVMSKVTGGINIPGLG, from the coding sequence ATGCTTCCCGGTGGAAAAAATATGCAGCAATTGATGAAACAAGCTCAAAAGATGCAGGCAGAAATAATGAAACAACAAGAAGAACTGGCTAATACAGTTTTTTCCGCTTCTTCAGGTGGAGGAATGGTAACTGTTGAAATGAATGGACAGTTTGAAGTTGTTTCCTTAAAAATAGACCCTCAAGTTGTTGATCCGGAAGATGTTGAAATGCTGGAAGACCTTATTACTGCAGCAGTTCAGGAAGTTCTAAACAAGGTGAATGAAGCATCCAGCAGTGTAATGAGTAAAGTTACAGGCGGAATTAATATTCCCGGTTTGGGCTAA
- the recR gene encoding recombination mediator RecR — protein sequence MLFSENLEKLIQSFNRFPGIGRKTAQRLAWYLVAQDKNFALNLAETIKTTVESFKTCSQCNMLSESDPCPFCISPDRSDSYLCVVENSSDIQILEGMNEFKGRYFVLGHLLSPLDGYGPEQINTAMLLERIENLHPSEVILALKPSAEGEATIHYLWELLKDKGISITRLSTGIPFGGDLEYSNLNTLANAWKRRYTVQ from the coding sequence ATGCTTTTTTCCGAAAACTTAGAAAAACTAATTCAGAGCTTTAACCGTTTTCCTGGTATTGGACGCAAAACCGCTCAACGACTTGCCTGGTATCTGGTTGCGCAGGATAAAAACTTTGCTTTAAACCTGGCGGAAACAATAAAAACAACCGTTGAGAGTTTTAAAACCTGCAGTCAATGTAATATGCTTTCAGAAAGCGATCCCTGTCCTTTTTGCATTTCTCCAGACCGTTCCGACAGTTATCTTTGCGTGGTAGAAAACAGTTCCGACATCCAGATATTAGAAGGTATGAACGAATTTAAAGGCAGGTATTTTGTTTTAGGGCATTTGCTTTCCCCTTTAGATGGCTACGGACCTGAACAAATAAACACGGCTATGTTATTGGAGAGAATAGAAAATCTTCATCCGAGTGAAGTTATTTTAGCTCTAAAACCCTCTGCGGAAGGTGAAGCAACAATTCACTATCTTTGGGAATTGCTAAAAGATAAAGGAATCAGCATAACCCGCCTTTCAACCGGAATTCCTTTCGGAGGAGACCTGGAATACAGTAACTTAAATACTTTAGCCAATGCCTGGAAACGCAGATATACCGTTCAGTAA
- a CDS encoding riboflavin synthase produces the protein MPGNADIPFSNMFTGIIEATEKIITLQPISGKKLITISRPAIFDDLKIGCSIACDGICLTVVQFDDKAFTVEIMNETLQKSTAKNWTSGKILNLERALKLNSRVDGHFVQGHIDRELRLISHLKREGTDYLHLEFPRQESNLIVPQGAIALNGVSLTIAEIRSNYFSVALIGHTLTHTNLGTIKTGEKVNVEYDILGKYVLSQIPKG, from the coding sequence ATGCCTGGAAACGCAGATATACCGTTCAGTAATATGTTTACCGGAATTATTGAAGCAACGGAAAAAATAATTACTCTCCAGCCAATAAGCGGAAAAAAGCTGATAACAATTTCCCGACCCGCTATTTTTGATGACCTGAAAATTGGTTGCAGTATTGCTTGTGATGGAATTTGCCTTACAGTTGTTCAGTTTGATGACAAGGCATTTACAGTGGAAATAATGAACGAGACACTCCAAAAAAGCACAGCTAAAAACTGGACTTCGGGTAAAATCTTAAATCTGGAAAGAGCATTAAAACTGAATTCTCGTGTGGATGGACACTTTGTTCAGGGTCATATAGATAGAGAATTGCGCTTGATTTCACATCTGAAAAGAGAAGGAACCGATTATCTGCATTTGGAATTTCCCCGTCAGGAAAGCAATCTAATTGTTCCTCAAGGTGCAATTGCTCTGAATGGAGTTAGTTTAACCATAGCGGAAATTCGCAGTAATTATTTTAGTGTTGCCTTAATTGGTCATACTTTAACGCATACAAATCTGGGAACAATAAAAACTGGCGAAAAGGTAAATGTGGAGTATGATATCTTAGGCAAGTATGTTTTATCGCAGATACCGAAAGGTTAA